The Rhodocytophaga rosea genome has a segment encoding these proteins:
- a CDS encoding ABC transporter ATP-binding protein, translated as MSVKPSDKEYILEVNNLKTYFSTDSGEVKAVDDISFNLQKGETIGIVGESGSGKSVTSLSLMRLIKDPPGRIAGGEIIFHSPEHGAIDLTKLSNKEMRQIRGNEISMVFQEPMSSLNPVFTCGDQVMEAILLHQKVSRQEAKIRTIDLFKQVQLPRPESIFDSYPHQISGGQKQRVMIAMALSCNPSILIADEPTTALDVTVQATIIELLRDLRDQKNTSIIFITHDLGVIAEIADRVMVMYRGKIVEQGTVWDIFANPQHPYTKGLLACRPRLDMKMRVLPVVSDFMHTDEQGKMTEKSEQTQKYNSVGEAILFNFIDEDEIKERQENLLKQEPILQVKNLKISFPINKTFFGKVKDYVHAVDDVSFDVYPGETVGLVGESGCGKTTLGRSILRLIEPSSGEVIFEKRKITDYKSEEIRQLRKDMQIIFQDPYSSLNPRITIGEAIMEPMRIHKVLGNDAARKKRVIELLETVSLRADHFNRYPHEFSGGQRQRICIARTLALNPKFIICDESVSALDVSVQAQVLNLLNDLKEQFNFTYIFISHDLSVVKFMADRIIVMNKGKIEEIGFAEDIYVSPKTAYTKTLVNAIPKGDLEEIRKAQMKRRTARVPVY; from the coding sequence ATGTCAGTAAAACCGTCCGATAAGGAATATATTCTGGAAGTAAACAATTTAAAAACCTATTTCAGTACTGATTCCGGGGAAGTAAAAGCCGTAGATGATATTAGCTTTAATTTGCAAAAAGGCGAAACCATTGGGATTGTAGGGGAATCTGGTTCTGGCAAATCGGTTACATCTCTTTCCTTAATGCGCCTCATCAAAGATCCTCCCGGAAGGATAGCTGGAGGCGAGATTATTTTCCATTCGCCGGAACACGGTGCGATTGACCTGACTAAACTTTCCAATAAGGAAATGCGGCAGATCCGGGGGAATGAAATTTCTATGGTTTTTCAGGAGCCGATGAGTTCGCTCAATCCGGTGTTTACCTGCGGAGACCAGGTGATGGAGGCTATTCTGCTACATCAGAAGGTAAGCAGGCAGGAAGCAAAAATCCGGACCATAGATCTGTTCAAACAAGTACAATTGCCTCGTCCTGAATCTATTTTTGATAGTTATCCGCATCAAATCTCTGGCGGCCAGAAACAGCGGGTAATGATTGCGATGGCACTTTCCTGTAATCCCTCAATTCTAATCGCCGACGAACCAACAACTGCTTTGGATGTAACCGTGCAGGCAACCATTATTGAACTTCTGCGTGACCTGCGTGACCAGAAAAATACTTCAATTATATTTATTACCCATGACTTAGGAGTAATTGCTGAAATAGCCGACCGGGTAATGGTTATGTACCGGGGTAAAATTGTGGAACAAGGCACAGTTTGGGACATTTTCGCCAATCCGCAGCATCCATATACCAAAGGATTACTTGCCTGCCGTCCCCGTCTGGATATGAAAATGCGGGTGTTGCCGGTAGTTTCTGACTTTATGCACACCGACGAGCAGGGTAAAATGACGGAAAAATCGGAACAGACCCAAAAATATAATTCTGTCGGTGAGGCGATTCTGTTCAATTTTATTGATGAGGATGAGATAAAAGAACGTCAGGAAAATTTGCTGAAACAAGAGCCTATTCTACAGGTGAAAAACCTGAAGATCAGCTTTCCTATCAACAAAACCTTTTTTGGCAAGGTGAAAGATTATGTACATGCCGTAGATGATGTGAGTTTTGATGTATATCCGGGCGAAACAGTGGGTCTGGTAGGAGAATCTGGTTGTGGCAAGACTACTCTGGGCAGAAGTATTCTCCGCCTGATTGAACCCAGCAGCGGAGAAGTTATTTTTGAAAAACGTAAGATTACCGATTACAAAAGCGAAGAGATCCGGCAGTTGCGGAAAGACATGCAGATCATCTTCCAGGACCCGTATTCTTCATTGAATCCACGTATTACGATTGGTGAGGCGATAATGGAACCGATGCGCATACATAAAGTCTTAGGAAATGATGCTGCCAGAAAAAAAAGAGTAATCGAACTGCTGGAAACAGTAAGTCTGAGAGCCGATCATTTTAACCGGTATCCGCATGAGTTTTCCGGTGGGCAGCGGCAGCGGATTTGTATTGCCCGTACATTGGCGCTTAATCCCAAATTCATAATCTGCGACGAATCTGTATCTGCCCTGGATGTATCAGTACAAGCCCAGGTATTAAACTTACTCAACGACCTGAAAGAGCAATTTAACTTTACTTATATTTTTATTTCCCACGATTTGTCGGTAGTAAAATTTATGGCCGACCGCATAATTGTGATGAATAAGGGCAAGATCGAGGAAATAGGCTTTGCAGAAGATATTTATGTAAGTCCGAAAACAGCCTATACCAAAACCCTGGTAAATGCCATTCCGAAAGG
- a CDS encoding ISAs1 family transposase — protein MELKKILNKVADFRVQGRCLHLLADILGLVLCGVIADCDDFDEIADYGKDNTAFLQQELGLSFVNGIPSADTLNRVIRHLDSHSLEQCFKACVAGFSLAGKQVCIDGKELRGTIPAGKKHALVRMVNVWVEEHSLSFGQVAVEAKSNEITTIPALLDTLDCKGSIITIDAIACQQAIVEKIRDKQAHYVIALKANQGVLYEQVAHFMQINKSALAFNQQLDKAHGRGEERRVYIAQCIDLVEEKEKWQDLHTLVMVERKRIIAGKKQEQTLFYISSLTDTDPALYSRYIRGHWAIENGLHWQLDVTFREDEAKVRKDKGPINLHLIRKWSLHLLKKEPSCVSVKRKRKKANRDTNFLLAILKT, from the coding sequence ATGGAACTTAAAAAGATACTAAACAAAGTAGCTGATTTTCGGGTGCAAGGCCGCTGCTTACATCTATTAGCAGATATTTTAGGCTTAGTTTTATGTGGGGTAATAGCCGATTGTGATGACTTTGACGAGATAGCAGATTATGGCAAAGATAATACAGCGTTTCTGCAGCAAGAACTAGGATTAAGTTTTGTTAATGGTATACCTTCTGCTGACACTTTAAATCGGGTGATCAGACACCTGGATAGCCATAGTTTGGAGCAATGCTTCAAAGCGTGTGTAGCTGGCTTCTCCTTAGCAGGCAAGCAGGTATGTATAGATGGCAAAGAATTGAGAGGTACTATACCTGCAGGCAAAAAGCATGCTTTGGTTCGTATGGTCAATGTATGGGTAGAGGAACATAGCTTAAGCTTTGGACAAGTAGCCGTAGAAGCCAAGAGTAATGAGATTACAACTATTCCTGCTTTATTAGATACCCTTGATTGCAAAGGTAGTATCATTACTATAGATGCTATTGCTTGTCAGCAGGCAATTGTAGAAAAGATCAGGGATAAGCAAGCCCATTATGTGATTGCCCTAAAGGCTAATCAAGGTGTACTCTATGAGCAGGTAGCCCATTTTATGCAAATCAATAAGTCTGCTCTCGCTTTTAATCAGCAACTAGATAAAGCCCATGGCAGAGGAGAAGAACGTAGGGTATATATTGCTCAATGCATTGATTTGGTAGAGGAAAAGGAAAAATGGCAGGACTTACATACTTTAGTCATGGTAGAAAGAAAACGCATTATAGCAGGCAAAAAGCAAGAACAAACCCTGTTCTATATAAGCAGTTTAACAGATACAGACCCTGCCTTGTACAGCCGCTACATAAGAGGCCATTGGGCGATAGAGAATGGCTTGCATTGGCAACTAGATGTTACCTTTAGGGAAGATGAGGCTAAAGTCAGGAAAGATAAAGGACCCATCAATCTGCATCTGATTAGAAAGTGGTCTTTGCATCTGCTCAAAAAAGAGCCTTCTTGCGTGAGTGTCAAACGGAAAAGAAAAAAAGCTAACAGAGACACTAATTTCCTGTTAGCTATTCTTAAAACTTAA